The DNA segment GCTTCTCCGAGGAAATGGGCCGCCACGGCATCACCATGATGACCAGTCACTGCGTCATGAGCCGGGAAAGGGCCGGAAAAACAGTGGCTGAGAACTTAAAACTGGATCAGGACAGTTACTGCTATAAGCTGGAGCGGGTTCGCTGTGCACAGAATATTCCTGTTGTGTATTCCATCACATGGCTGACCAACAAGTACCGTCTGCCCATTGACAACGATTTGTATAAAGATTCGCTGTATAAGCTCTTAAAGGAAGAATACGGCATCGTGATAGCCAGGGGCAGGGATACATTTGAAGCGGTTTTAGCCACGGAAGTGACAGGGAAATTCTTAAATATTGATCCCGGACAGCCTGTGTTTAAACGGATCCGCAATACGTACGACCAGGATAACGACGTCCTGGAGTACACAATCTGCTATTATCCCGGAGAACGGTATAAATATTCGGTAGAGCTGTAAAGGAAATGGAGAATTGCATGAAAAAGAAAAACATTGTCTTTATCTGTACGGATCAGCACCGGACCGATACGCTGTCG comes from the Anaerotignum faecicola genome and includes:
- a CDS encoding UTRA domain-containing protein, coding for FSEEMGRHGITMMTSHCVMSRERAGKTVAENLKLDQDSYCYKLERVRCAQNIPVVYSITWLTNKYRLPIDNDLYKDSLYKLLKEEYGIVIARGRDTFEAVLATEVTGKFLNIDPGQPVFKRIRNTYDQDNDVLEYTICYYPGERYKYSVEL